The Peptoanaerobacter stomatis genome includes the window TAGCACAAAAAGGTGATTTGGATAAGTGCAGACAAATGGCAACTGACGCAATAAAAAATAAATCAGCCTATGAATATCTCAAAAAAATGGTAGCACTTCAAGGTGGAGATGTATCTGTAATAGAAAATACAGACAATTTTGAAAAATCAAAAATAATCTATGAAGTAAAATCAACTGAAAGCGGTTATATATCAAAAATGAATACGCAACAAATAGGATTATGCTCTTCGCACTTAGGAGCCGGCAGAATGACAAAAGATTCTCCGATAGATTATTCAGCAGGGATAATACTGTCAAAAAAAGTGGGAGATTATGTAAATAAAGGCGATGTACTTGCTAAGTTTTACACAAATGATGAAAACTGCATAAATTCTGTAGAGCAAAACTATATAAAAGCTCTACAATTCAGCAAAGATAAACCAAAAGAAGAAAAACTTGTATTGGCAAGAATTGAAAAGGATAATATCACTAAATTTTAATTTACCCAAATTTGCCCTAAAACTGTGAATTTACTTCGCCTAACTTCGCAGAACTTTCGCTTGTATAACTTCAGTACACGCACTCAAGCTCTACTTGTCCGCCTCGTTCTACACGTTTTATAGAACAAATTTTACTCAAGTAGAAATAAATAATATAAAAAATCAAAATATTAAAAAAACATTATAATTTATATTGTCTGAATATTAAATTTTTTAGTTTCAATTTATCAAGAAATAACTTACAATTTACACTTGTTAAAGAGAATATCAATTTTGATTTATCACTTGTATAGTGGAGATAGACGAACGAAAGACAAATGAGCGTACTTATATTACTTAGCTTAAGAAATACGTTAAGTCTAACAAAGTTAGACAAGATGATAAATCAAAATTAAATGTTGACCATTACACCAAATTGTACTATTATTAAAGGAGAAGAGTTTATGAAAAATGAAGAAATATTTCCCAAAATAGACCATACTGTATTAAAAGCTTTCACAACTTGGAGCGATATAGCAAAGTTGTGTGATGAAGCTATAAAATATGGTATGGCAAGTGTTTGTGTACCACCTTGTTACATAAAAAAAATAAAAGATACCTATGGAGATAAAATAAATGTATGCACAGTTATAGGATTTCCACTTGGGTACAATACAACAGATGTCAAAGTTTTTGAAACAAAAAAAGCTATTGAAGACGGAGCGGGCGAAGTTGATATGGTAATAAACATCTGTGAAGTAAAAAACAACAACTTTTCTTACATAGAAAACGAAATAAAACAAATAAGACTGGCTGCCAAAGATGTAATACTTAAAGTAATAGTGGAAACTTGCTATTTAACTGATGAAGAAAAAGAAAAGCTATGTAAGATAGTAAGCGATGCAAAGGCGGATTACATCAAAACAAGCACAGGTTTTGGAACAAGCGGTGCAAATTTGCAAGACATAGCACTGTTTAAAAAACACATATCAAATGATGTCAAAATGAAAGCCTCAGGTGGAATAAAGACAAAATCTGATATGGAGAACTATATTAACGCAGGCTGTAGCAGAATAGGTACAAGTTCAGCTATTTCACTGATAGATTAAAAAAATATTTTTTATTTTAGGAGGCAATTTATTATGAAAAAGAAACTTTTTAGTGTTTTGCTTTCAGTTGTTATGGCATCTACACTATTAGTAGGTTGCGGTGGTTCAAACCAAACTGCTGAGAAAAAAGAGGAAACAAAAACTGAGCAATCAGACGCAAAAAATGACGAACAATCAGCTGATGGAGCAGAAATAGCTCTAATAACAGACGTTGGAACAATTGATGACAAATCATTCAACCAAGGAGCTTGGGAAGGCGTTGAACAATTTGCAAAAGAAGCCGGAAAAACTCATAAATACTACAAACCGACTGAAAAATCAGATGCAGCTTGTATAACAGCAATTGAGCTTGCAATAAAAGGTGGAGCAAAAGTTGTGGTTTGTCCAGGATTTTTATTTGAAGTACCAATTTATAAAATGCAAACAAAATACCCTGATACAAAATTCATAATATTAGACGGTGCACCACATGATTTGAATAAAGACGCAGAAATCACTGAAAACACAGCATCTATATTCTATGCAGAAGAACAATCAGGATACCTTGCAGGTTATGCAGCAGTTAAAGAAGGATACAGACAATTAGGATTTATGGGTGGAATAGCCGTACCGGCTGTTATAAGATTCGGATACGGATATATACAAGGTGCAGACGCAGCTGCTAAAGAACTTAACTTAGCAAAAGATGAGGTAAAAATAAAATATACTTACGTTGGAAATTTCGACGCAACTCCTGAAAATGAAACAAAAGCATCTTCTTGGTTCACAGACGGAACAGAAGTAATATTTGCTTGTGGTGGAGCAGTTGGAAACTCTGTAATGAAAGCCGCAGAAAAATCTAAAAAAGCAGTTATAGGTGTTGACGTTGACCAATCAGGCGAATCAGAAACAGTTATAACATCAGCAATGAAAAACCTTAAAAACTCAGTATATGAAACATTAAAAACTGTATATGATGATAAATTTGAAGGCGGAAAATCAGTTGTACTTGGCGCAGATACAGGCAACGTGCTATTAGCTATGGATACAGCAAGATTCAAAAACTTCACAAAAGAAGAATACGATAAAATATATCAAGACATAGTTGATGGTAAAGTAGTTGTAAACAAAGACGATATCGCAGAAAACGCTGCAGAAGTACCTACTGAATTGGTAAAAGTTGAAAATATACAATAATATACAACAATTAAAAACCGTCCTGATTTGAGGGCGGTTTTTTTATAAATATACAGCTACAATTTATATATTATACCTTTACTTATTGTTAATAGCTTTATACCTCAAAATAACTTTATCAACAAATTTGTTTTCGTTTATTAGTTTTAAAAAAATTATACTATCAATTTTTAAGTTTAATTACTAAATCATATTTAGAAAATTATATAAACTATTAAAAATAACGCAATAAAAAATATTTGGGATTAATGGTGTATTGCTTATAATATTTTTTATTTTAATCAGTTAACAGTATTATAGTATAAGACATCTGCTTTAAGGAGAAATATGATTAACATAGATAACTTTCCTAATATTCCCAAAGAGAATAAAGAATATTTTTTAAACTATATAAAAACCGCTCCTGAAAATATGTTAAAAAATCTAAAAGTAGAAAAATTACCCAAAGACACCATATTCATAAGAGAAAATGAGAGTGTAAACAATGTATATATTCTTTTAGACGGAGTTGTAAGAGCGGTAGATTATCGAATGCACGGAATTTCGTATGAATTTATGCGATTTTATCCTGTAAAAATGCTCGGAGCAATGGAAATAGTATTAGATATAGAAAAATACTGCACCACGCTTATAACAGAAACGTCCTGCACTATATTGGTATGCCCTGCAAAAGAGTTTTCAAATTGGATATTAAACGATCTAAACGCCATAAAAATGGAGATGAAAACAATAGGAACATATCTTTTAGAAGAAGACAGACAAAACAGATTATTTCTATTTTTACAGGGAAGAGACAGGCTTTTTGTCCTATTGATGCAATACTATGAAAAATATTCCAAAAACGACAGATGCCTTGTAAAACTCACACGTTTGGAATTATCTGACAGAACAGGTATAAGCATAAGAACCATCAACCGTTCAATCAGAAAAATGCAAGAAGAAGGACTTATAAATAAGGAAAATTCAAAAATATTAATAACAAAAAAACAATATGAAAAAATGTTAAATTATATATCAGAAAAAATAGATTAAGGAGGACTAAAAACATGAGTATTCCAACACCTCATATCACAGCAAAATATGGAGAAATAGCAAAAAAAGTATTAATGCCGGGAGATCCGTTAAGAGCAAAATTTATAGCCGAAAAATACCTTCAAGACATAGTATGCTTCAACACAGTTAGAAATATGTTCGGATATACAGGCACATATAAAGGCGAAAAAGTATCAATAATGGGTAGCGGTATGGGTATGCCGTCAATCGGTATATATTCATACGAACTATATAAATTTTATGATGTAGACTCAATAATAAGAATAGGCTCAGCAGGCTCATTAAGAGATGATGTTCACGTTATGGATATAGTTATAGGAATGGGAGCATGCACAAACTCAAACTATGTATCACAATACAAATTAAACGGAACATTTGCACCTATAGCAAATTATGAGTTGTTAAACAAAGCTGTAGAAGTTGCAAAACTTCAAGGCAAAAAAGCTGTAGTAGGTAATATATTGTCATCAGATACATTTTATAGTAATGATACTACTGCAAACGACTCTTGGAAAAAAATGGGAGTAATAGCCGTAGAAATGGAAGCCGCTGCACTTTATATGAACGCTGCACTTCTTAATAAAAAAGCACTTTGCATACTCACAATATCAGACCATATATATTTGGATGAAAATCTGTCAGCCGAAGAAAGACAATTAGGCTTTTCAAATATGATAGAAATAGCACTTGATATTTAAGAAACTTTAATTTAAGTTAGTTAATTCTCATTTCAAATGGGGATTAACTAACTTATACTAAAATTTATTTAGCTAAGTGAAATTAAGTATATTTAAAATAAATTACTTATATAAATCTTGTACATTAACATTATATTATTACTTTCATAAACGTTTTGTTCTTTAACTATTTTTTATTTTCCTTCTATATATTTCTATTTGACTTTCGTATTTATTATTCTGAGGTTTATAGTAAACTCTATCTTTTAATTCGTTAGGTAAATATTGTTGCTCAACATAGTTATTTTCATAGTTGTGCGGATATTTATACTCTATTCCCCTACCCATTTTTTTTGCACCGCTGTAATGTGCATCTTTTAAATGCTTAGGTATATCTCCTGTGCTTTTATTGTCAATATCTGATAACGCCTCGTCTATTGCAAGTATTACAGAATTTGATTTAGGTGAAGTAGCAAGCAATATCACTGCTTGAGCAAGGGGTATCCTTGCTTCAGGCAATCCCAAGAATAATGCACTGTCCACACAATTTTTCACTATTGATATTGCACTTGGATGCGCCAAACCTATATCTTCGCTTGCAATAACGAGAAGTCTTCTGCATATAGGCTTTATATCCCCCGCTTTTATCGCTCTTGATAAATAATGTAGCGCTGCATTCTCGTCAGAGCCTCTTATAGATTTTTGAAAAGCACTCAAAAGATCATAATAGCTGTCGGAGTTTATATCATATAAGAGTTGTTTTGATATATTAAGAGACTTTAGAATATTTTCGTCTATTATAAGCTCATCATCATCTGAATACAAATCTATTATAAGCTCCAGCAAATTAATTGAGCGTCTTACATCTCCATTTGCATATGAGCTTATAAGTTTTATTGCATTTTGAGATATATCTATTTTTTTAAAATTATTTTTCAATTTTTCTATGCAATGTAATATATTCTGCTCTATTTTTTCATAAGACACTTCTTTAAATTCCAATATTATAAGCCTGCTAAGAAGCGCTTTATACACATATTGGTAGGGATTTTCAGTGGTAGCAGCTATAAATGTGATTACACCTGTTTCTATGTATTCTAGCAATATCTGCTGTTGTTTTTTGTTGAAATTCTGCAATTCGTCTATATAAATAACAGGTTTTACACGCCTTATGTCATTCACATAAGATGATATTATTTTTTTTATCTCCTCAGTTTTTGTATGAGTGGCGTTGAACATATGTATATCTGTATTGCAATTATCCGCTATTATTTTTGCTACTGTCGTCTTGCCTACTCCCGGCGGACCGTAAAATACCATATTGGGTATGTTTTGCGTTCTTATCGCCCTATCTATAATCATATTTTTTGATGTTATATGCTCTTGTCCGAATACATCAGCAAGTGTACTCGGTCTTAGAGTTTCGCTCAACATTGTCTTTATCATATCTCTACCTTCATATAAAAAAATAAATATCAAAAACTTTTACTATACATATCATAAGATTTTATATGGTAATTCTATTATTTGTAATATTATTGTCTGATTATGATATTATGTTCAAACTATTTTGCAAGCAGGATTGCCAAATTTTTTATAAATATTCGCTTTATAGGTATTTATAAAAAAGTGCATAGACCAAAATATATTTTAGCATATCTTAATATATAGTATTTAGTATAAAATCAAATTTCCCATCAATTATCTCTTATATTATAAGATAGTTTACACATAACAACAAGTTTTTTGATGAATTTTATAGTATTAAATGTAGTTTCTATACTAAAATCCATTTCAACAATAAAATATATCCATTTGATTAAGCAATAGTATTAGCATTAATTTTTAAATACAGTTACACCGCTAAAGTATATAAGCTTATAAAAACAGAACATTATTATATTTTTATCATTTATAGTTTATATTATTATAGCTTTTCATTGTTTTTTATCAAATTTTATAGTATACTAATTACTGTATCTTTCAAATTATTATATCAATTACAAAATTTGAAACAGAATAATCTATTACATAAAAATTTGTATCTGTATTTGGAGGTTTGTATATGAAATTATTAGAGCAAAAAATTCTATCTGAAGGACGTGTAAAAGATGGTAATATCCTCAAAGTTGATGAATTTTTAAACCACAAGCTCGACATAGCATTCTTGAACGAAATTGGAAAAGAGTTCAAAAGAATATTCGCAGACAAAAAAATAGACAAAATACTTACAATAGAAGCATCAGGTATCGCTATAGCTTGTATTGCTGCACAATATTTTGACAATGTACCTGTAGTATTTGCAAAAAAAGCAAAAAGTCAAAACTTAGATGGCGATTGCTACACAAGTGTTGTAGAATCCTTCACTTATAAGAAATCTTTCACAATCACAGTTGCTGAAAAGTTTTTGAAAGAAGGAGAAAGAATACTTATAATAGACGATTTTCTTGCAGAAGGTAAAGCTGTAAGAGGTTTAATAGACGTAATAAATCAGGCAGGTGCAATAATTGAAGGTGTAGGCATAGTAATTGAAAAAGGCTTCCAAACAGGAGGAAAAGATCTAAGAGGTTTAGGATTAAACGTACAATCACTATGTATAATAGAATCTATGGAAAACGGAAAATTACAATTTAAAGAAGTGTAAATTTAAAACTTTTATAAAAAATACCCTAAAATTATAAAATTTTAAGGTATTTTTTTATCTATTTTACTTCTTTTGTTTCTTTTACTTCCTTTGTTTCTTTATTGTTCGTATCTTTTTTTACGTCTTTTTTAACATCTTTTTGATAATCAAATACTTTTAATGTGTTTAATCTCAAGTCTTCTTTCTCTTGTGGTGATTTTTTGAAGTCATGATTATAAATCGCACTTTCCCAGCTACCATACATAGGGTTAGGGAATATTATATATTTTTCTCCGAACTTATCTGCTATACCTTTAAGTTTTTCATCTCTTTGTTCTAATGTAAGTCCTTCAAACTCTTCGAAGTCAACTATGTTATCACCGAAAAGCATTATAAGATTGTATTCTTTTGCAATTTTTTGTCTTCTTGCCTCTTTGCTCTTGTCTTCTTTTGATTTAAGCAATACGTGTTTTTCATCTGCATAAGGCAAGCCCTTATCTTCAAGATTTTTTATTGTAGCTTTTAATTGGTCTACTTTTCTATCTGATATATAAAATACTTCAACACCTTTTGATTTTGCATAATTTAAAAACTCTTTTGCTCCTGCAACAGGATCTGCCTTTGCTTCATCTACCCACTCTTTCCAACCTTCAGGATACATCTTCATAGCATAAGCAAAGTATGCTTGTTGAGGCGAATTATCCAACACGGTTTCATCAATATCAAGAGCTATAGCATAAGTTTTATCGCTCTTTTCTTTAATTTTTGCATCAAGTACAGTTTTAGCCACATTATATCCTTGATAATACAATGCTTTTGCTTCTACTGATGATTGATACCACAAAGTTCCCATAAGATTTTCTCTGCTTAGAGTTTCGTTTGTTACTGCTGGTTTTTCACTTGCTACAACAGTTTTTTCAGTTTTTACTTCTGTTTTTGTATCAGCTATTGCGTATACAGGCATAACCATTGTAAAGGCAAGTGCCATAGGTAAAATTTGTTTTTTTAAATTCATAAAAAAACCTCCTTAAAATTAAATTTTTGAATAACGTTTTTATATATAATAAAAAATCATATCTATTTAATTTTAAAACTTTTTATTTAAAATTACAACATTTTATATAAAATATATAGGTATAATTCGTGCCATATGTCCTTGATTTTTTATAATAATTAAAAATATATCTTGTTCATAAAAAAAGGTACCTATATGAAATAGATACCTTTTTGTTTTATTAAAATATTATTATATATTTTTAATATGAGTTTTAAATTAGTCTAATATTTTTGATACAACGCCTGAACCTACTGTTCTTCCACCTTCTCTTATGGCAAATCTCATTCCTTCTTCCATAGCTACCGGTGTTATAAGCTCAACAGTTATTGTTACGTTATCTCCAGGCATTACCATTTCTACTCCTTCAGGTAATTGGATATCTCCTGTAACATCTGTTGTTCTGAAATAGAATTGAGGTCTGTAACCTTTGAAGAATGGAGTATGTCTACCACCTTCATCTTTTTTAAGAACGTATATTTCGCCTGAGAATTTCTTTTTTGGATGAATAGAACCCGGTTTTGCTAAAACTTGTCCTCTTTCTATTTCATCTCTGTTTACACCTCTTAAAAGCGCTCCTATGTTATCTCCTGCTTGAGCTTGGTCAAGTAGTTTTCTGAACATTTCTATTCCTGTTACTACTACTTTTCTTGATTCGTCTTGTAGACCTACTATTTCTACTTCGTCTTGTACTTTTAGTACTCCACGTTCTACTTTACCTGTTGCAACTGTTCCTCTACCTGTTATTGTAAATACGTCTTCTACAGGCATTAAGAATGGTTTATCTGTATCTCTTACAGGTTCTTCTATATATGAATCTATTTGTTCAAATAGTTCTACTATTCTGTCTCCCCATTCGCTTGAAGGATCTTCTAACGCTTTAAGAGCTGAAC containing:
- the deoC gene encoding deoxyribose-phosphate aldolase, with product MKNEEIFPKIDHTVLKAFTTWSDIAKLCDEAIKYGMASVCVPPCYIKKIKDTYGDKINVCTVIGFPLGYNTTDVKVFETKKAIEDGAGEVDMVINICEVKNNNFSYIENEIKQIRLAAKDVILKVIVETCYLTDEEKEKLCKIVSDAKADYIKTSTGFGTSGANLQDIALFKKHISNDVKMKASGGIKTKSDMENYINAGCSRIGTSSAISLID
- a CDS encoding BMP family lipoprotein, with protein sequence MKKKLFSVLLSVVMASTLLVGCGGSNQTAEKKEETKTEQSDAKNDEQSADGAEIALITDVGTIDDKSFNQGAWEGVEQFAKEAGKTHKYYKPTEKSDAACITAIELAIKGGAKVVVCPGFLFEVPIYKMQTKYPDTKFIILDGAPHDLNKDAEITENTASIFYAEEQSGYLAGYAAVKEGYRQLGFMGGIAVPAVIRFGYGYIQGADAAAKELNLAKDEVKIKYTYVGNFDATPENETKASSWFTDGTEVIFACGGAVGNSVMKAAEKSKKAVIGVDVDQSGESETVITSAMKNLKNSVYETLKTVYDDKFEGGKSVVLGADTGNVLLAMDTARFKNFTKEEYDKIYQDIVDGKVVVNKDDIAENAAEVPTELVKVENIQ
- a CDS encoding Crp/Fnr family transcriptional regulator, which translates into the protein MINIDNFPNIPKENKEYFLNYIKTAPENMLKNLKVEKLPKDTIFIRENESVNNVYILLDGVVRAVDYRMHGISYEFMRFYPVKMLGAMEIVLDIEKYCTTLITETSCTILVCPAKEFSNWILNDLNAIKMEMKTIGTYLLEEDRQNRLFLFLQGRDRLFVLLMQYYEKYSKNDRCLVKLTRLELSDRTGISIRTINRSIRKMQEEGLINKENSKILITKKQYEKMLNYISEKID
- the deoD gene encoding purine-nucleoside phosphorylase; translated protein: MSIPTPHITAKYGEIAKKVLMPGDPLRAKFIAEKYLQDIVCFNTVRNMFGYTGTYKGEKVSIMGSGMGMPSIGIYSYELYKFYDVDSIIRIGSAGSLRDDVHVMDIVIGMGACTNSNYVSQYKLNGTFAPIANYELLNKAVEVAKLQGKKAVVGNILSSDTFYSNDTTANDSWKKMGVIAVEMEAAALYMNAALLNKKALCILTISDHIYLDENLSAEERQLGFSNMIEIALDI
- a CDS encoding replication-associated recombination protein A, with protein sequence MIKTMLSETLRPSTLADVFGQEHITSKNMIIDRAIRTQNIPNMVFYGPPGVGKTTVAKIIADNCNTDIHMFNATHTKTEEIKKIISSYVNDIRRVKPVIYIDELQNFNKKQQQILLEYIETGVITFIAATTENPYQYVYKALLSRLIILEFKEVSYEKIEQNILHCIEKLKNNFKKIDISQNAIKLISSYANGDVRRSINLLELIIDLYSDDDELIIDENILKSLNISKQLLYDINSDSYYDLLSAFQKSIRGSDENAALHYLSRAIKAGDIKPICRRLLVIASEDIGLAHPSAISIVKNCVDSALFLGLPEARIPLAQAVILLATSPKSNSVILAIDEALSDIDNKSTGDIPKHLKDAHYSGAKKMGRGIEYKYPHNYENNYVEQQYLPNELKDRVYYKPQNNKYESQIEIYRRKIKNS
- a CDS encoding xanthine phosphoribosyltransferase, producing the protein MKLLEQKILSEGRVKDGNILKVDEFLNHKLDIAFLNEIGKEFKRIFADKKIDKILTIEASGIAIACIAAQYFDNVPVVFAKKAKSQNLDGDCYTSVVESFTYKKSFTITVAEKFLKEGERILIIDDFLAEGKAVRGLIDVINQAGAIIEGVGIVIEKGFQTGGKDLRGLGLNVQSLCIIESMENGKLQFKEV
- a CDS encoding 5'-nucleotidase, lipoprotein e(P4) family, giving the protein MNLKKQILPMALAFTMVMPVYAIADTKTEVKTEKTVVASEKPAVTNETLSRENLMGTLWYQSSVEAKALYYQGYNVAKTVLDAKIKEKSDKTYAIALDIDETVLDNSPQQAYFAYAMKMYPEGWKEWVDEAKADPVAGAKEFLNYAKSKGVEVFYISDRKVDQLKATIKNLEDKGLPYADEKHVLLKSKEDKSKEARRQKIAKEYNLIMLFGDNIVDFEEFEGLTLEQRDEKLKGIADKFGEKYIIFPNPMYGSWESAIYNHDFKKSPQEKEDLRLNTLKVFDYQKDVKKDVKKDTNNKETKEVKETKEVK
- the tuf gene encoding elongation factor Tu, whose protein sequence is MAKAKFERTKPHVNIGTIGHVDHGKTTLTAAITKTLHERYGTGEAVAFDNIDKAPEERERGITISTAHVEYETPNRHYAHVDCPGHADYVKNMITGAAQMDGAILVCSAADGPMPQTREHILLSRQVGVPKIVVFLNKCDMVDDEELLELVEMEVRELLNEYEFPGDDTPIVRGSALKALEDPSSEWGDRIVELFEQIDSYIEEPVRDTDKPFLMPVEDVFTITGRGTVATGKVERGVLKVQDEVEIVGLQDESRKVVVTGIEMFRKLLDQAQAGDNIGALLRGVNRDEIERGQVLAKPGSIHPKKKFSGEIYVLKKDEGGRHTPFFKGYRPQFYFRTTDVTGDIQLPEGVEMVMPGDNVTITVELITPVAMEEGMRFAIREGGRTVGSGVVSKILD